The proteins below come from a single Methanobrevibacter millerae genomic window:
- the mcrC gene encoding methyl-coenzyme M reductase I operon protein C → MIGRCTHVVDCRETSGMGKGGSLAQRGTFAECGTDVCAVAMSPGRRHITKPVCEITFGLREANVLTSTMVLNAGAGVPSDAPASGGTLFGLTDKEVEQMQNFKLLVIHLGGVANHLIYKARLILRNVDKHCIIICESPVDCEDFAKIGVKTSKVMPTEDNIKTIGTIDDVVTGVIRGQTISQEKLDEIIRKVKLALGDA, encoded by the coding sequence ATGATAGGACGTTGTACTCACGTAGTTGACTGCAGGGAAACAAGCGGAATGGGAAAAGGCGGAAGCCTTGCTCAAAGGGGCACTTTTGCCGAATGCGGTACTGACGTATGCGCAGTGGCCATGTCTCCTGGACGCAGACACATTACCAAGCCCGTTTGCGAAATCACTTTCGGCCTGCGTGAAGCTAATGTTTTGACAAGCACTATGGTTTTGAATGCCGGTGCGGGTGTTCCAAGCGACGCTCCTGCTTCAGGGGGAACATTATTCGGTCTCACTGACAAGGAAGTGGAACAGATGCAAAACTTCAAGTTGCTCGTAATCCACTTGGGAGGAGTTGCAAATCACTTGATTTACAAGGCAAGGTTGATTTTAAGGAACGTTGACAAACACTGCATTATCATATGCGAATCACCGGTTGACTGCGAAGATTTCGCCAAGATAGGCGTTAAGACTTCCAAGGTCATGCCAACAGAGGACAACATTAAGACCATAGGCACTATCGATGACGTTGTTACGGGTGTTATCCGAGGACAAACAATTTCACAGGAAAAATTAGATGAAATTATTAGAAAAGTTAAATTAGCATTAGGAGATGCATAA
- the mmp10 gene encoding methyl coenzyme M reductase-arginine methyltransferase Mmp10 (Mmp10 (methanogenesis marker protein 10) is a cobalamin-requiring radical SAM methyltransferase that creates the methylarginine modification to methyl coenzyme M reductase.), translated as MHVVADVGGIPGKDCNGFCKYCYFRKVKEIKVFGCAHCLPNKVGCERCSKGVADSQSEFKSPFEVMNSVQTAVMMNMGAGEVIADISGGGDISCYPHLESLTAQLKQFSIKSHLGYSCGKGISDREVASRLINNGVEEATFTVFSTDPVLRHKWVKDKYTEEALGACKIFCENIKLTGAAVIIPGVNDGDVLRQTCNDLEEWGAKGFILMRFANTFNEGLILGNEPILKGHESQPIDEFAQMVKDLNNEYNFRITGTPLCDPETGGPFAIAKDENQIFLQFIKPVTGEATLITSKIAAPYIQNIFDKLEVDSVNVVAVEKEIACLITKEDLENLDLSEIKDAVILPGRSFVHQIDAERILSADGVDRLVGRGPDTLTVDGELSIDMTDENVIERELEDFNDLVDAINFYGMRML; from the coding sequence ATGCATGTTGTAGCGGATGTTGGAGGAATACCTGGAAAGGACTGTAACGGTTTTTGCAAATACTGTTACTTCAGAAAGGTAAAGGAAATTAAAGTGTTTGGCTGTGCACACTGTCTTCCCAATAAAGTAGGCTGTGAGAGATGTTCAAAAGGAGTTGCGGACTCACAAAGCGAATTCAAAAGCCCCTTTGAAGTCATGAACTCCGTTCAAACCGCAGTGATGATGAACATGGGCGCAGGCGAAGTGATAGCCGACATCAGCGGAGGCGGAGACATAAGCTGCTATCCGCATCTTGAATCATTAACCGCCCAATTAAAGCAGTTCTCGATAAAGTCACACCTCGGGTACAGCTGCGGCAAGGGAATAAGCGACAGGGAAGTTGCAAGCAGATTGATTAATAACGGCGTTGAGGAAGCGACGTTCACCGTCTTTTCAACCGATCCCGTACTTCGCCATAAGTGGGTAAAGGACAAATACACCGAAGAGGCTCTCGGCGCGTGCAAGATATTCTGCGAAAACATAAAGCTTACCGGAGCGGCCGTGATAATCCCTGGCGTCAATGACGGAGATGTCTTAAGACAGACATGCAATGACCTGGAGGAGTGGGGAGCAAAAGGATTTATTTTAATGAGGTTTGCAAACACCTTCAACGAAGGACTTATTTTGGGAAACGAACCCATCTTGAAGGGACATGAATCCCAGCCAATCGATGAATTCGCTCAGATGGTAAAGGATTTAAATAATGAATATAACTTCAGAATTACCGGAACTCCACTGTGCGATCCCGAAACCGGCGGACCGTTTGCAATAGCTAAAGACGAAAACCAGATATTCCTGCAGTTCATAAAGCCGGTAACCGGAGAGGCGACATTAATAACTTCAAAAATAGCCGCACCATACATTCAAAACATTTTCGATAAATTAGAAGTCGACAGCGTCAATGTCGTTGCCGTTGAAAAGGAAATTGCCTGCCTTATAACAAAAGAGGACTTGGAAAACTTGGACCTAAGCGAAATCAAGGATGCCGTAATACTTCCGGGAAGATCATTCGTTCACCAGATTGATGCCGAAAGGATTTTGAGCGCCGACGGAGTTGACCGTTTAGTGGGACGTGGCCCGGACACATTAACTGTGGACGGCGAGCTGAGCATTGACATGACAGACGAGAATGTCATAGAAAGAGAGCTTGAAGACTTCAATGATTTGGTGGATGCAATCAATTTCTACGGAATGAGAATGCTTTAA
- a CDS encoding HAD family hydrolase codes for MKKLAIFDFDGTILDSAADVISCFNEALSVNGFKTLTDDEYLEKLGGNIDQTVSLILKDENTIENMELIKNTYREIYNSSEKENTKPFEGVHETLKSLEEKGILLAIDSNRSTESLNLPDLLEVGDS; via the coding sequence ATGAAAAAGCTGGCAATTTTTGATTTTGACGGAACGATACTGGATTCAGCAGCTGACGTTATATCCTGCTTTAACGAAGCGTTAAGCGTTAACGGTTTTAAAACATTAACGGACGATGAATATCTTGAAAAATTAGGAGGAAACATCGACCAGACAGTATCGCTAATCCTGAAAGATGAAAACACGATTGAAAATATGGAGCTTATCAAAAATACTTATAGGGAAATCTATAACAGCTCAGAAAAGGAAAATACAAAGCCATTTGAAGGCGTTCATGAAACTCTAAAAAGCTTAGAGGAAAAGGGAATTCTTTTGGCAATCGATTCAAACAGATCAACAGAATCATTGAACCTCCCCGACCTTTTAGAGGTCGGGGATTCCTAG
- a CDS encoding methanogenesis marker 7 protein: MYETLTFTGGVHRSDEMRELIEDLGGFILQDNVLQMELVLSMAVPLNDVARVEEKAKELLAKISVAPMAGSEIAIVSPTLARHHLPHAACDISEYLREYGAKDNMVGLARGDGKGTSGISEREKQLIEEHDIAIFALGSFETCIKTKSFLYDDIDIPVIVTGSPDIPVEELPGADAYVGDLGRIPRRLRRGPDIRALEKLVETVEEILNNKKREMSMDPPLVPSIVVKNAIENQVPEVKDVISPAPVTSQLDGVRVKLDYDKYHEAIENVVIDGKKLSEIADIKKSQMYDYILVKINSESSLIEN, translated from the coding sequence ATGTATGAAACATTAACGTTTACCGGTGGAGTTCACAGAAGCGATGAAATGAGGGAACTGATTGAAGACTTGGGCGGTTTCATTCTTCAGGACAATGTTTTGCAGATGGAGCTTGTTTTAAGCATGGCCGTTCCCTTAAATGACGTTGCTCGAGTTGAAGAAAAAGCAAAAGAGCTTTTGGCAAAAATCAGCGTAGCGCCAATGGCAGGTTCCGAAATAGCCATTGTGTCCCCGACGCTTGCAAGGCACCACCTGCCTCACGCCGCATGTGACATATCAGAATATCTGCGTGAATACGGTGCAAAAGATAACATGGTAGGTCTTGCAAGGGGTGACGGAAAGGGAACTTCAGGCATTTCAGAAAGGGAAAAGCAATTGATTGAAGAGCATGACATTGCCATTTTCGCCCTCGGAAGCTTTGAAACCTGCATTAAAACAAAATCATTCTTATATGATGACATTGACATTCCTGTAATCGTTACCGGCTCACCGGACATTCCTGTCGAGGAGCTTCCGGGAGCTGACGCATATGTCGGAGACCTCGGAAGGATTCCTAGAAGATTGAGAAGAGGTCCGGACATCAGGGCTCTTGAAAAGCTTGTCGAAACCGTTGAAGAGATTTTAAATAATAAAAAACGTGAAATGAGCATGGATCCACCGCTCGTGCCATCAATAGTCGTTAAAAACGCAATTGAAAATCAGGTTCCTGAAGTAAAGGACGTTATCTCTCCTGCACCGGTTACTTCACAGCTTGACGGCGTTCGCGTAAAGCTCGATTACGACAAATACCATGAAGCAATTGAAAACGTTGTAATTGACGGCAAGAAACTGTCTGAAATCGCAGACATTAAAAAATCCCAGATGTATGACTACATTCTGGTTAAAATAAATAGTGAAAGTTCTCTTATCGAGAACTAA
- the mcrA gene encoding coenzyme-B sulfoethylthiotransferase subunit alpha yields MADKKFLDAMKKKFVEDPTEKRTQFYNMGGWTQSERKTAFVNEGKEIAEKRGIPMYNPDIGSPLGQRALMSYQLSTTDTFVEGDDLHYINNAAIQQAWDDIRRTVIVGLNTAHNVLEKRLGIEVTPETITNYLETVNHAMPGAAVVQEHMVETDPLIVQDSYVKVFTGDDELADEIDSAFVLDINKEFPEEQAEALKAEVGGAIWQAVRIPSIVGRVCDGGNTSRWSAMQIGMSMISAYNQCAGEGATGDFAYASKHAEVIHMGTYLPVRRARAENELGGVPFGFMADICQGSRAYPDDPVRSTLEVVALGAALYDQIWLGSYMSGGVGFTQYATAAYTDNVLDDFTYYGKDYVEDKYGDLCAAPNNMDTVLDVGTEVAFYALEQYEEYPALLETHFGGSQRASVISAAAGASTAFATGNAQTGLSAWYLAMYLHKEQHSRLGFYGFDLQDQCGAANVFSIRNDEGLPLEMRGPNYPNYAMNVGHQGEYAGIAQAPHSARGDAWAFNPLIKIAFADKNLVFDFGKVREEFAKGALREFEPAGERTAITPAK; encoded by the coding sequence ATGGCTGATAAAAAATTCTTAGATGCAATGAAAAAGAAATTCGTTGAAGATCCAACCGAAAAAAGGACCCAGTTCTATAACATGGGCGGTTGGACCCAATCCGAAAGAAAAACTGCATTTGTTAATGAAGGAAAAGAAATCGCTGAAAAAAGAGGAATCCCAATGTACAACCCAGACATTGGTTCTCCTTTAGGACAAAGAGCTTTAATGTCCTACCAATTATCTACTACCGACACTTTTGTAGAAGGTGACGATTTACACTACATCAACAACGCAGCTATCCAACAAGCATGGGACGACATCAGAAGAACCGTTATTGTAGGTTTAAACACCGCACACAACGTTCTCGAAAAAAGGTTAGGTATTGAAGTTACTCCTGAAACCATTACAAACTACTTAGAAACTGTAAACCACGCTATGCCTGGTGCAGCAGTAGTTCAAGAACACATGGTAGAAACTGACCCACTGATCGTACAAGATTCCTATGTAAAAGTATTTACCGGTGACGACGAATTAGCTGACGAAATCGACTCAGCATTCGTTTTAGACATCAACAAAGAGTTCCCTGAAGAACAAGCTGAAGCTTTAAAAGCTGAAGTTGGCGGAGCTATTTGGCAAGCTGTAAGAATTCCATCCATCGTTGGAAGAGTCTGTGACGGAGGTAACACCTCCAGATGGTCTGCTATGCAAATCGGTATGTCAATGATTTCAGCATACAACCAGTGTGCTGGTGAAGGTGCTACCGGTGACTTCGCATATGCATCCAAACACGCAGAAGTTATCCACATGGGTACCTACTTACCTGTAAGAAGGGCAAGAGCAGAAAACGAACTTGGTGGAGTTCCATTCGGATTCATGGCAGATATCTGTCAAGGTTCCAGAGCATACCCAGACGACCCTGTAAGATCAACCTTAGAAGTAGTAGCTTTAGGTGCTGCTTTATACGACCAAATCTGGTTAGGTTCTTACATGTCTGGTGGTGTAGGATTCACTCAATATGCTACCGCAGCATACACCGATAACGTTTTAGACGACTTCACCTACTACGGTAAAGACTATGTCGAAGACAAATACGGAGACTTATGCGCAGCACCTAACAACATGGACACCGTTCTTGATGTAGGTACTGAAGTAGCATTCTACGCATTAGAACAATACGAAGAATACCCAGCTTTACTCGAAACTCACTTCGGTGGATCTCAAAGAGCATCCGTTATTTCCGCAGCTGCTGGTGCATCTACTGCATTTGCTACCGGTAACGCTCAAACTGGTTTAAGCGCATGGTACTTAGCTATGTACTTACACAAAGAACAACACTCCAGATTAGGATTCTACGGTTTCGACTTGCAAGATCAATGTGGTGCAGCTAACGTATTCTCCATCAGAAACGATGAAGGTTTACCACTCGAAATGAGAGGACCTAACTACCCTAACTACGCAATGAACGTAGGACACCAAGGTGAATACGCTGGTATCGCACAAGCACCTCACTCCGCTCGTGGAGACGCTTGGGCTTTCAACCCATTAATAAAAATCGCATTTGCTGACAAAAACTTAGTCTTTGACTTCGGTAAAGTACGTGAAGAATTTGCTAAAGGTGCATTAAGAGAATTCGAACCTGCTGGTGAAAGAACTGCTATTACCCCAGCAAAATAA
- the mtrE gene encoding tetrahydromethanopterin S-methyltransferase subunit E — protein MDPITLGVVALMGAVATIGGAAEDLESDIGSQSNPNSQVQLAPQMGHLHRMINKAASGEPVAYGVWCGVAGAVAYILITMFGAIPGFPVIAIAIGAAVAACVHSIYTVTSHMGRIVGQSQFEQPLFMDVLTQSLGPIAGHGFITSFCIVGISYLMTIPLGTSNPLHVFPLPLLAMLWGIALGAIGSSTGDVHYGAESEYQKFEFGGGTPVAIQGDIVTKAPLGAKNSMDVVNFCAKFGGPLTGFCFGLVVFFSFWNTVVFGLYGGIIVGIIIIILLIIMDDRLEVFARNKYGAYDEGALEASAEPEAAPAEEAPAEEVAEEAEEAPEEEAEAEEAGEE, from the coding sequence ATGGACCCTATAACATTAGGTGTTGTTGCATTGATGGGTGCAGTTGCAACTATTGGGGGAGCTGCTGAGGATTTGGAATCCGATATCGGTTCTCAAAGTAACCCTAACTCACAAGTTCAACTTGCTCCACAGATGGGACATTTACACCGTATGATTAACAAGGCGGCCTCTGGTGAACCGGTCGCTTATGGTGTTTGGTGTGGTGTAGCTGGTGCTGTTGCATATATATTAATTACCATGTTCGGTGCAATTCCAGGATTCCCTGTTATTGCTATTGCAATCGGTGCTGCTGTCGCTGCTTGTGTTCACTCTATTTATACTGTTACATCCCACATGGGTAGGATTGTCGGTCAATCACAATTCGAACAACCATTGTTTATGGATGTTTTAACACAATCCTTAGGACCAATCGCTGGTCACGGATTTATAACTAGTTTTTGTATAGTTGGAATTTCTTACTTAATGACTATTCCACTAGGTACTTCTAACCCGTTACACGTATTCCCATTACCTCTCTTAGCTATGCTTTGGGGTATTGCTTTAGGAGCTATCGGTTCCTCAACCGGGGACGTTCACTACGGTGCAGAAAGTGAATATCAGAAATTTGAATTTGGTGGAGGTACCCCTGTAGCTATTCAAGGGGATATTGTTACTAAAGCTCCATTAGGTGCTAAAAACTCTATGGACGTTGTAAACTTCTGTGCTAAATTCGGTGGACCTTTAACAGGTTTCTGTTTCGGTCTCGTTGTGTTCTTCAGTTTCTGGAACACTGTCGTATTCGGTTTATACGGCGGAATCATTGTAGGTATTATCATCATTATCTTATTAATTATCATGGATGACAGATTAGAAGTATTTGCAAGGAACAAATACGGAGCATATGATGAAGGTGCATTAGAAGCTTCTGCTGAACCAGAAGCAGCTCCTGCAGAAGAAGCTCCAGCTGAAGAAGTTGCAGAAGAAGCAGAAGAAGCTCCTGAAGAAGAAGCTGAAGCTGAAGAAGCTGGTGAAGAATAA
- the mcrG gene encoding coenzyme-B sulfoethylthiotransferase subunit gamma codes for MVQIYPGTSQVAQNRRNFTNPEYELEKLREISDEDVVKILGHKAPGEEYKSVHPPLDEMDEPDDSVRELVAPIDGAKAGDRIRYIQFVDSMYFAPAQPFLRARSYLSRFRGIDTGTLSGRQVVEARERDIEKLSKILLETEYFDTARTGIRGGSVHGHSLRLDENGLMFDMLRRQVFNKETGKVEMVKDQIGKELDEPVILGEPLDEETLRAKTTIYRIDGEAYKDDVDAVKVCQRIHVSRSFGAFNPEAGW; via the coding sequence ATGGTACAAATTTATCCAGGTACTTCTCAGGTTGCTCAAAACAGAAGAAACTTCACTAACCCTGAATACGAGTTAGAAAAGTTAAGAGAAATCTCTGATGAAGACGTAGTAAAAATATTAGGTCATAAAGCTCCAGGTGAAGAATACAAATCAGTTCACCCACCATTAGACGAAATGGATGAGCCAGATGACAGTGTAAGAGAATTAGTAGCACCAATCGACGGTGCAAAAGCAGGAGACAGAATTAGATACATTCAATTCGTAGACTCCATGTACTTCGCTCCAGCTCAACCTTTCTTAAGAGCTAGATCTTACTTATCCAGATTTAGAGGAATCGATACCGGTACCTTATCAGGAAGACAAGTAGTCGAAGCAAGAGAAAGGGATATTGAAAAATTATCCAAAATCTTATTAGAAACTGAATACTTCGATACCGCAAGAACCGGTATCAGAGGTGGAAGTGTACACGGTCACTCCTTAAGATTAGATGAAAACGGTTTAATGTTTGATATGCTCAGAAGACAAGTATTCAACAAAGAAACCGGAAAAGTCGAAATGGTTAAAGACCAAATCGGTAAAGAATTGGACGAACCTGTTATTTTAGGTGAACCATTAGACGAAGAAACTTTAAGAGCAAAAACCACTATTTACAGAATAGATGGTGAAGCATACAAAGACGACGTAGACGCTGTAAAAGTCTGTCAAAGAATTCACGTGTCCAGATCCTTTGGTGCATTCAATCCAGAAGCAGGATGGTAG
- the comB gene encoding 2-phosphosulfolactate phosphatase, with protein MKVTLSFEETSSSDVSIMVDVLRASTTITAALDKFSKIIPCFTPEDAFKLKSEVGGVIAGERKGAKIEGFDIGNSPTAINDFSTDADTLILTTSNGTRILEKMNSTVLIGCLNNAEAVAEASLKVAESHIDLVMAGVWEKFAIEDFLAAGEIIHQISKKCEECEISEYAKSAVLASRDFEEVKKAFYESTSGNKLKGLGYEDDIAYSLAKNSSKNVGIYENNIIKVLL; from the coding sequence ATGAAAGTTACATTAAGTTTTGAAGAAACTTCATCAAGCGACGTTTCCATAATGGTTGACGTTTTAAGGGCGAGCACCACGATTACGGCCGCCTTGGACAAGTTTTCAAAAATCATTCCCTGCTTTACGCCGGAAGATGCTTTTAAGCTTAAAAGTGAAGTTGGAGGAGTCATTGCGGGCGAAAGAAAGGGCGCTAAAATCGAAGGATTCGACATCGGAAACTCACCGACGGCAATCAATGATTTCAGTACCGATGCTGATACGTTAATATTAACGACGAGCAACGGAACCCGAATACTTGAGAAAATGAACTCAACTGTTTTAATCGGATGTTTGAATAACGCCGAGGCCGTTGCAGAAGCAAGTTTAAAAGTGGCCGAAAGCCATATCGATTTGGTAATGGCTGGTGTGTGGGAGAAATTCGCCATTGAAGACTTTCTGGCTGCAGGTGAAATAATTCATCAAATATCTAAGAAATGTGAGGAATGCGAAATCAGCGAGTATGCAAAATCAGCAGTCCTTGCAAGCAGAGATTTTGAAGAGGTAAAAAAGGCATTTTACGAATCAACCTCAGGAAACAAGCTTAAAGGCCTCGGATATGAAGATGACATTGCCTACAGTTTAGCCAAAAACTCCTCAAAAAATGTTGGAATCTATGAAAATAACATTATCAAGGTTTTATTATGA
- the mtrD gene encoding tetrahydromethanopterin S-methyltransferase subunit D codes for MDPISLILFIAIGGIMIGAGVHFIPVGGAPAAMATATGVGTGTAMLAAGAGLTGLITAATMTGEPFYIVGIGGAIGAMIMMGITMLIANFIYIFGVGIVPAASKVNVDWITKRNQEAYKTPGTEGHGVPLTSFVSGLIGGFFGGFGGGLVYYGIYQAVQDSTFISDPAVSVGLAAILGVGVFFINSVIASYNIGGTIEGMHDPKFKRIGTGALACGIASVVLGIFCIILTGGI; via the coding sequence ATGGATCCAATTAGTTTAATTTTATTCATCGCAATAGGCGGTATTATGATTGGTGCAGGTGTGCACTTTATTCCTGTAGGAGGTGCTCCTGCAGCTATGGCAACAGCTACTGGTGTAGGTACCGGTACTGCTATGTTAGCTGCTGGTGCAGGTTTAACAGGTTTAATTACTGCTGCAACTATGACTGGTGAACCATTCTATATAGTAGGTATAGGCGGTGCAATAGGTGCTATGATCATGATGGGTATTACAATGCTCATTGCAAACTTCATCTACATCTTCGGTGTAGGTATCGTACCTGCTGCATCAAAAGTAAATGTTGACTGGATTACCAAACGTAACCAGGAAGCATACAAAACCCCTGGTACTGAAGGTCACGGTGTACCATTAACTTCATTCGTAAGTGGTCTTATCGGTGGATTCTTCGGTGGTTTCGGTGGTGGATTAGTCTACTACGGAATCTATCAGGCTGTTCAGGACAGTACTTTTATTTCCGATCCTGCTGTAAGCGTTGGTTTAGCTGCAATTTTAGGTGTAGGCGTCTTCTTTATCAACTCTGTTATCGCTTCATATAACATTGGTGGTACTATCGAAGGTATGCACGACCCTAAATTCAAAAGAATCGGTACTGGTGCATTAGCTTGTGGTATTGCATCTGTTGTACTCGGAATTTTCTGTATTATTTTAACTGGAGGTATCTAA
- the mcrB gene encoding coenzyme-B sulfoethylthiotransferase subunit beta, giving the protein MAKFDDKIDLFDDRGNEIASDVPIEAISPLRNPAIQKIVKGVKRTVAVNLEGLEKSVKTASVGGDKSRILGRELDLAIVDNAEAIADKMKGIIQVSEGDDTVVEPISGGKRLLVQVPTKRIDVGAEYSAAPLSTASALVQSVIDICDVDIYDANFVKAAVLGRYPQSVDYKGSNIATMLDIPQKLEGAGYGLRNVKANDFAAATLKNTFQATALAAIFEQTAMFEMADALGSFERLHLLGLAYQGLNADNLVYDLVKENGAEGTVGTIVQAIIARAEADGVIAPQEQLTDFAIYNTDDAAKWNAYAAAGAVAATMVNVGAARAAQGIPSTLLYFNDNLEFATGLPGLDYGRAEGVAVGFSFFSHSIYGGGGPGLFNGNHVVTRHSKGFCIPCVAAAMSLDAGTQLFSPEATSGLIKEVYSKIDEFREPINAVAIAADEIKGDI; this is encoded by the coding sequence ATGGCAAAGTTTGATGATAAAATCGATTTATTCGATGATAGAGGCAACGAAATTGCATCTGACGTACCAATCGAAGCTATCAGTCCGTTAAGGAACCCTGCAATACAAAAAATTGTAAAAGGTGTTAAAAGAACCGTTGCAGTAAACTTAGAAGGACTCGAAAAATCTGTTAAAACAGCATCTGTTGGTGGAGACAAATCTAGAATCTTAGGTAGAGAATTAGATCTCGCTATTGTAGATAACGCAGAAGCAATCGCAGACAAAATGAAAGGTATTATTCAAGTTTCAGAAGGCGATGATACTGTTGTAGAACCTATTTCCGGAGGAAAAAGGTTATTAGTACAAGTACCAACCAAAAGAATCGACGTTGGTGCTGAATACTCCGCAGCTCCATTATCAACCGCTTCCGCTTTAGTACAATCCGTTATCGACATTTGTGATGTTGATATCTACGATGCAAACTTCGTAAAAGCTGCAGTATTAGGTAGATACCCACAATCTGTAGACTACAAAGGATCCAACATTGCAACCATGTTAGACATTCCACAAAAGCTCGAAGGTGCAGGTTACGGTTTAAGAAACGTAAAAGCAAACGACTTCGCTGCTGCTACCTTGAAAAACACTTTCCAAGCTACCGCATTAGCTGCAATCTTTGAACAAACCGCTATGTTTGAAATGGCAGACGCATTAGGTTCATTCGAAAGATTACACTTATTAGGTTTAGCTTACCAAGGTTTAAACGCAGATAACTTAGTATATGACTTAGTAAAAGAAAACGGTGCAGAAGGTACTGTTGGAACTATCGTACAAGCAATCATTGCTCGTGCAGAAGCTGACGGCGTAATTGCTCCTCAAGAACAATTAACCGATTTCGCTATTTACAACACTGACGACGCTGCTAAATGGAACGCATACGCTGCTGCTGGTGCTGTAGCTGCAACCATGGTCAACGTCGGTGCTGCTCGTGCTGCTCAAGGTATTCCATCCACTTTATTATACTTCAATGACAACCTTGAATTCGCAACCGGTTTACCTGGTCTCGACTACGGTAGAGCAGAAGGTGTAGCTGTAGGATTCTCATTCTTCTCTCACTCCATTTACGGTGGTGGAGGTCCTGGTTTGTTCAACGGTAACCACGTTGTAACCAGACACAGTAAAGGATTCTGTATCCCTTGTGTAGCTGCTGCTATGTCCTTAGATGCAGGAACACAGCTCTTTTCACCAGAAGCAACTTCTGGTTTAATTAAAGAAGTATACAGTAAAATTGATGAATTTAGAGAACCTATCAACGCTGTTGCAATCGCAGCTGATGAAATTAAAGGTGACATCTAA
- the mcrD gene encoding methyl-coenzyme M reductase operon protein D gives MDIEIFPYRVLGSDTTEKLLNDLESLDDVKRTVIHGPRFPKGEATLPEKYRERRVIQVNGEDVVLQVKTARIFLEITMESTIKDVEEICERHIPYGFDINQDRSNYIRKQKTVTDKIKYGDSELPDDLVGMTDQYSKFDDHVNIIKKDD, from the coding sequence ATGGATATTGAAATCTTTCCTTACAGGGTTCTTGGAAGCGACACGACTGAAAAGTTGTTGAACGACTTGGAATCATTGGATGACGTTAAAAGAACAGTTATTCACGGTCCTAGATTCCCTAAGGGTGAAGCCACTTTACCTGAAAAATACAGGGAACGTAGAGTCATACAGGTTAATGGAGAGGACGTTGTCTTGCAGGTTAAGACCGCAAGAATCTTCCTTGAAATAACGATGGAATCTACAATCAAGGACGTTGAGGAAATCTGTGAAAGACACATCCCATACGGTTTTGACATCAATCAGGACAGGTCCAACTATATCAGGAAACAGAAGACTGTCACTGACAAAATCAAGTATGGAGATTCCGAACTGCCGGACGATCTGGTAGGAATGACGGACCAATATTCAAAATTCGATGACCATGTGAACATTATTAAAAAGGATGACTAG